A single Pseudodesulfovibrio aespoeensis Aspo-2 DNA region contains:
- a CDS encoding PTS system mannose/fructose/sorbose family transporter subunit IID — MMKESSPASPREDTLVMAYLRSFMRCYMAGAGFNTRGMQNIGLVYAMQPGLSAIHTDPKKYRAALKRYVRHFQSHPFWMPCLVGIFLNVEKAVAAGRFPPAMLSKVKDTTAYTLSALGDSVFAGSLLIFWALLTICLLLSGQTAAPLTLGICFFIGLQVFRAYTFACGARQGFRFLERLKRWDLINWGRRIKYVNAGLLLWLWALIWPRPFDWWEWLAGTGALMLFARFVRTGLLSRVLAAAAFVAGIEVFPRFEQMIRGFLSL, encoded by the coding sequence ATGATGAAGGAGAGCAGCCCGGCAAGCCCACGCGAAGACACGCTGGTCATGGCCTACCTGCGCAGCTTCATGCGCTGCTACATGGCCGGGGCCGGGTTCAACACGCGCGGCATGCAGAACATCGGGCTGGTCTACGCCATGCAGCCAGGGCTTTCGGCCATCCACACCGATCCCAAAAAGTACCGGGCGGCCCTGAAACGGTATGTGCGCCACTTCCAGTCCCACCCCTTCTGGATGCCGTGTCTGGTGGGCATCTTTCTCAATGTGGAAAAGGCCGTCGCAGCGGGGCGGTTTCCCCCGGCCATGCTGTCCAAGGTCAAGGACACCACGGCCTACACCCTGTCCGCTCTGGGCGACTCGGTCTTTGCCGGGAGCCTGCTCATATTCTGGGCGCTGTTGACCATCTGTCTGCTGCTTTCCGGCCAGACCGCCGCGCCGCTGACGCTGGGCATCTGTTTTTTCATTGGGCTTCAGGTGTTCCGGGCGTATACCTTTGCCTGCGGCGCGCGTCAGGGGTTCCGGTTCCTGGAGCGGCTCAAGCGATGGGATCTGATCAACTGGGGGCGGCGGATCAAGTATGTCAACGCCGGGCTGCTCCTGTGGCTGTGGGCGCTCATCTGGCCGCGCCCCTTTGACTGGTGGGAGTGGCTGGCCGGGACGGGCGCGCTGATGCTGTTCGCCCGGTTCGTGCGCACAGGGCTGCTGTCGCGCGTGCTGGCCGCGGCGGCCTTTGTGGCGGGCATCGAGGTTTTTCCCCGGTTCGAGCAGATGATCCGGGGATTTTTGAGCTTGTGA
- a CDS encoding HPr family phosphocarrier protein: MTETNQSMDEGQGDFLSRQVVVANEHGLHARPAGKLAQRAQGFSANIRIVLDGQEVDAKSILDVLTLAAGPGDVLEIRASGDDAAQAVEALERLFHQRFSD; the protein is encoded by the coding sequence ATGACCGAGACGAATCAGAGCATGGACGAGGGACAGGGCGATTTTCTCTCCCGGCAGGTGGTCGTTGCCAACGAGCACGGGCTCCACGCCCGTCCCGCCGGGAAACTCGCCCAGCGCGCCCAGGGGTTTTCGGCGAATATACGCATCGTCCTTGATGGACAGGAGGTGGACGCCAAGTCCATCCTCGACGTGCTGACCCTGGCCGCAGGGCCTGGGGATGTCCTCGAAATCCGCGCCAGCGGCGACGACGCGGCCCAGGCTGTCGAAGCCCTGGAGAGACTGTTTCACCAAAGGTTCAGCGACTAG
- the ptsP gene encoding phosphoenolpyruvate--protein phosphotransferase — translation MAEKILTGIPVATGIAIGKAFFVNRNHKAHLPRHTVAALAVEGETARLHDAFVAVEAELSAIREQVPAELKDYGLLIDTHILMLKDPKLSGVAGEYIRSLGLNAAWALEKAVSDQEVAFGAVHDPYIRERMQDVRVVADKVQAKLIGRENDLTAIPGRVIIMAHDLTPADTVEIQVSRIMGFATVRGGKTSHTGIMARSMGIPALVGVERLEDFVHDGDLVIIDGLTGKIVVNPTESELEDYNERAAYFEDYTRKIKRGCHLPAETFDGSRVQVLANIELVEEIASALDNGAEGVGLYRTEYAYLNRKDLPTEDELAEKYIDLAAILSPRKVVFRTLDLGADKFISAFGELNETNPAMGLRAIRFCLRNPQLFKSQLRAILRASAYGNVSLMFPMISGVKEVRQAKAWLAQAKAELRREGVDYNPDMPVGIMIELPSAAMIAEFLAHEVDFFSIGTNDLIQYSIGVDRTNHHVSYLYQPLHPATLRTIKLVVDAAHQAGIEVSLCGEVASDPFCVPILLGMGIDSISLTPQAIPGIKRIIRQTNMHDCRKLLRKVLECRTVSRINGLVMDNIFKSFPDEVTFFSSLLENDESPS, via the coding sequence ATGGCAGAAAAGATCCTCACGGGCATTCCGGTGGCCACCGGTATCGCCATCGGCAAGGCGTTTTTCGTCAACCGCAACCACAAGGCGCATCTGCCGCGGCACACCGTGGCCGCCCTGGCGGTTGAGGGCGAGACCGCGCGGCTGCACGACGCCTTTGTCGCCGTGGAGGCCGAGCTTTCCGCCATCCGCGAGCAGGTGCCCGCCGAGCTCAAGGACTACGGCCTGCTCATCGACACCCACATCCTCATGCTCAAGGATCCCAAGCTCTCCGGGGTGGCCGGGGAGTACATCCGCTCTCTGGGCCTCAACGCGGCCTGGGCGCTGGAAAAGGCCGTGTCCGACCAGGAGGTCGCCTTTGGCGCGGTGCATGATCCCTACATCCGCGAGCGGATGCAGGATGTACGCGTGGTGGCTGACAAGGTCCAGGCCAAGCTCATCGGGCGTGAAAACGACCTGACGGCCATACCGGGTCGGGTCATCATCATGGCCCACGACCTGACCCCGGCGGATACCGTGGAGATCCAGGTCAGCCGGATCATGGGCTTTGCCACGGTGCGCGGCGGCAAGACCTCGCACACAGGCATCATGGCCCGCTCCATGGGCATCCCGGCCCTGGTGGGCGTGGAGCGGCTCGAAGATTTCGTGCACGACGGCGACCTGGTGATCATCGACGGCCTGACCGGCAAGATCGTGGTCAACCCCACCGAGTCCGAGCTTGAGGACTACAACGAGCGCGCCGCCTATTTCGAGGACTACACCCGCAAGATCAAGCGCGGCTGCCACCTGCCCGCCGAGACCTTTGACGGCTCCCGCGTCCAGGTGCTGGCCAACATCGAGCTGGTGGAGGAGATCGCCTCGGCGCTGGACAACGGGGCCGAGGGCGTCGGCCTCTATCGCACCGAGTACGCCTACCTCAATCGCAAGGATCTGCCCACCGAGGACGAGCTGGCCGAAAAATACATCGACCTCGCCGCCATCCTCTCCCCGCGCAAGGTGGTCTTCCGCACCCTGGACCTCGGCGCGGACAAGTTCATCTCCGCCTTTGGCGAACTCAACGAGACCAACCCGGCCATGGGGCTTCGGGCCATCCGCTTCTGCCTGCGCAACCCGCAGCTCTTCAAGAGCCAGCTGCGGGCCATCCTGCGCGCCTCGGCCTACGGCAATGTCTCGCTCATGTTCCCCATGATCTCCGGGGTCAAGGAGGTGCGTCAGGCCAAGGCGTGGCTGGCCCAGGCCAAGGCCGAGCTGCGCCGCGAGGGCGTGGACTACAACCCGGACATGCCTGTCGGCATCATGATCGAGCTGCCCTCGGCTGCCATGATCGCCGAGTTCCTGGCCCACGAGGTGGATTTCTTCTCCATTGGCACCAATGATCTGATCCAGTACTCCATCGGCGTGGACAGGACCAACCACCATGTGTCCTACCTCTACCAGCCGCTGCACCCGGCCACCCTGCGCACCATCAAGCTGGTGGTTGACGCCGCGCATCAGGCGGGCATAGAAGTCTCCCTGTGCGGCGAGGTGGCGAGCGACCCGTTCTGCGTGCCCATCCTGCTCGGCATGGGCATCGACTCGATCTCCCTGACCCCGCAGGCCATCCCAGGCATCAAGCGCATCATCCGCCAGACCAACATGCACGACTGCCGCAAGCTCCTGCGCAAGGTGCTCGAATGCCGCACCGTCAGCCGCATCAACGGACTGGTCATGGACAACATCTTCAAGTCCTTTCCGGACGAGGTCACGTTCTTCTCGTCCCTGCTCGAAAACGACGAATCGCCGTCCTAG
- the smpB gene encoding SsrA-binding protein SmpB, protein MAKKKSTTTPDTIGTNKQARRLYDILETFEAGISLLGSEVKSLRGGHVAFKDGYVQFRDHSAFLVGVHIAPYEKTGEYDQHDPERPRQLLLHKREILVLKAKSDQKGLTVIPMKMYFSRGKIKVLIGLGKGKNVHSRKQDLKDRDIARDTARQLADHR, encoded by the coding sequence ATGGCAAAAAAGAAATCGACCACCACGCCGGACACCATCGGCACCAACAAGCAGGCCAGACGCCTCTACGATATCCTCGAAACCTTTGAGGCGGGCATCTCCCTGCTCGGCAGCGAGGTCAAATCCCTGCGCGGCGGCCACGTCGCCTTCAAGGACGGCTATGTCCAGTTCCGCGACCACTCCGCCTTCCTGGTGGGCGTGCATATCGCGCCCTACGAGAAGACCGGCGAATATGACCAGCACGATCCCGAAAGGCCGCGCCAATTGCTCCTGCACAAGCGGGAAATCCTCGTGCTCAAGGCCAAGTCGGACCAAAAGGGCCTGACCGTCATCCCCATGAAAATGTACTTCAGCCGGGGCAAGATCAAGGTGCTCATCGGCCTTGGCAAGGGCAAAAACGTCCACTCCCGCAAGCAGGACCTCAAAGACCGCGACATCGCCCGCGACACCGCCCGCCAACTGGCCGACCACAGATAG
- a CDS encoding M15 family metallopeptidase — protein MMKNFIKFTVLCVLAALSVVLGSALVFAEETPIVDSDMTFAEAVQNMPMAAPKNIMESLELVRVHYFSLDGKLHQGQILVHRELVDEVQEFFRLAREHRFPIYSVIPISSPRFDWSDDKSMQANNSSGFNYRLIAGKDVLSKHAYGRAIDINPQLNPYILNGVSQPAGAVYEPGKPGVFTSDSPLVVYLRKQGWSWGGDWVAPRPQDNHHFQK, from the coding sequence ATGATGAAGAATTTTATAAAATTTACAGTGTTGTGCGTCTTGGCAGCACTCTCTGTTGTGTTGGGCAGTGCCCTGGTATTTGCCGAAGAGACGCCTATTGTAGATTCGGATATGACCTTTGCCGAGGCTGTGCAAAACATGCCCATGGCAGCGCCGAAAAACATTATGGAATCGCTCGAACTGGTGAGGGTTCACTATTTTTCTCTTGACGGAAAACTGCACCAGGGCCAAATCCTGGTACATCGGGAACTTGTTGATGAAGTGCAGGAGTTTTTTCGGCTGGCGCGAGAACACCGTTTTCCAATTTACTCGGTTATCCCTATTTCGTCTCCCAGATTTGACTGGAGTGACGATAAAAGCATGCAGGCCAACAATTCATCAGGGTTCAACTATCGTCTCATAGCAGGCAAGGATGTGCTTTCAAAACATGCTTATGGCCGCGCCATCGACATTAATCCGCAACTCAATCCGTACATCCTTAACGGCGTGAGTCAGCCAGCCGGAGCCGTGTACGAGCCTGGAAAGCCTGGAGTGTTCACCAGCGATTCCCCGCTGGTGGTCTATCTCAGGAAACAAGGTTGGAGTTGGGGCGGCGATTGGGTGGCACCCCGTCCTCAGGACAATCATCATTTCCAGAAGTAG
- a CDS encoding sigma-54-dependent transcriptional regulator, translated as MSDILIIDGDTAYTARLEQDLARHNLSAACCNSLARAMGMLHTGDYRVVLLGDDLSDRDSLDCLATIREIPSFPEIIFVSRNRDPDTAERTIRDGAWDYLTKPPNIQRLTVLISRITDYQQERRSARPPVSLRRGGIVGNSRSLQSALDSVAMAAASESNVLIIGETGTGKELFARAIHENSPRRKKSFVVVDCAALPDTLAESLLFGHERGAFTSADTHAIGLVRQADGGTLFLDEVGELPLPIQRVFLRVLEGRSFRPVGATTEIVSDFRLLSATNRDLEAMVASGDFRRDLFYRLHGTRLQLPPLRDISEDINELTCHFIRRHCQRLRVESKGFSPDFLGALMQYDWPGNIRELMNTIEQAINKAGRENILYPRHLPRMIRSRVARRAMEDPHPAETGHDIAMGEREHFPDLKTYRADQIAHIEQHYLARLMDLANGDIRRACALSGLSRARLYTLIKLHNIARP; from the coding sequence GTGTCCGACATCCTGATCATTGACGGCGACACCGCCTACACCGCCCGGTTGGAACAGGACCTTGCCCGGCACAACCTGTCGGCAGCCTGTTGCAATTCCCTGGCCCGCGCCATGGGCATGCTGCACACAGGCGACTACCGGGTGGTCCTGCTCGGCGACGACCTCTCGGACAGGGACAGCCTCGACTGTCTCGCCACCATCCGCGAAATTCCGTCCTTTCCCGAGATCATCTTCGTCTCGCGCAACAGGGATCCGGACACAGCCGAGCGCACCATCCGCGACGGGGCCTGGGACTACCTGACCAAGCCGCCCAACATCCAGCGGCTGACAGTCCTCATCAGCCGGATCACGGACTATCAGCAGGAACGGCGGTCGGCCCGCCCGCCCGTGTCGCTGCGCCGGGGCGGCATCGTGGGCAACAGCCGTTCGCTGCAATCCGCCCTGGACAGCGTGGCCATGGCCGCTGCCTCGGAAAGCAACGTCCTGATCATCGGCGAAACCGGCACAGGCAAGGAGCTCTTTGCCAGAGCCATCCACGAGAACAGCCCGCGCCGAAAGAAATCGTTCGTGGTGGTGGATTGTGCGGCCCTGCCCGATACCCTGGCCGAAAGCCTGCTCTTCGGCCACGAGCGGGGAGCCTTCACCAGCGCGGACACCCATGCCATCGGTCTGGTCAGGCAGGCCGACGGCGGCACGCTGTTCCTGGACGAGGTCGGCGAGCTGCCGCTGCCCATCCAGCGCGTGTTCCTGCGCGTCCTGGAGGGCCGCAGCTTCAGGCCGGTGGGGGCGACAACAGAGATCGTGAGCGATTTCAGGCTGCTCTCAGCCACCAACCGCGACCTGGAAGCCATGGTCGCCAGCGGCGACTTCAGACGCGACCTCTTCTACCGCCTGCACGGCACCCGCCTCCAGCTGCCGCCGCTCAGAGACATCTCCGAAGACATCAACGAGCTGACCTGCCACTTCATCCGGCGGCACTGCCAACGGCTCCGGGTGGAAAGCAAAGGCTTCTCGCCGGATTTCCTCGGCGCGCTCATGCAGTACGACTGGCCCGGCAACATCCGCGAACTGATGAACACCATCGAGCAGGCCATCAACAAGGCGGGACGGGAGAACATCCTCTATCCCCGCCACCTGCCCCGGATGATCCGCTCGCGGGTGGCCCGGCGCGCCATGGAAGACCCGCACCCGGCAGAAACCGGCCACGACATCGCCATGGGCGAGCGCGAACACTTCCCGGACCTCAAGACATACCGCGCCGACCAGATCGCACACATCGAACAGCACTACCTGGCGCGCCTGATGGACCTGGCCAACGGCGACATCCGCCGCGCCTGCGCCCTCTCCGGCCTCTCCCGCGCCCGGCTCTATACCCTGATCAAACTCCACAACATAGCCAGGCCCTGA
- a CDS encoding transposase — MKRKWDPKTKARIVLEGLSGGCINDLCRAHDLRPGQYYKWRGFFLENCHQVFERQSGPQTEADLASENEKLKRLVGELTLELNNGRTIR; from the coding sequence ATGAAGCGCAAATGGGATCCCAAGACAAAGGCGAGGATCGTGCTGGAGGGTCTTTCCGGGGGATGCATCAACGACCTTTGCCGCGCGCACGATCTGCGCCCCGGACAATACTACAAGTGGCGCGGGTTTTTTTTGGAAAACTGCCACCAGGTCTTCGAGCGGCAGTCCGGCCCCCAGACCGAGGCCGATCTGGCCTCCGAGAATGAAAAGCTCAAGCGGCTGGTGGGCGAGCTGACCCTGGAGTTGAACAACGGCAGAACCATTCGCTGA
- a CDS encoding CoB--CoM heterodisulfide reductase iron-sulfur subunit A family protein has product MAERIGVYICHCGSNIAGKVDCADVAGFAGRIRNVAVSRDYQFMCSDPGQEMIIRDIREYGLNRVVVASCSPRLHEKTFQKACARGGLNPYLMQHACIREHCSWITADPVEATAKAKHIVEAAVERVGRHQELFSREVDVLPDVMVVGAGIAGIQAALDIAKSGHRVHLVEKAPSIGGHMAQFDKTFPTLDCAACISTPKMVAVSQEPNINLMTWSEVVDVSGFVGNYTVTVLHKPRYINASICTGCGACLEKCPTKAPSEFNEGLGTRKAIYRNSPQAVPNTPVIDGTICRKITKDKCGLCQQICPTGAIDYTMQESREVFHVGSVVLATGYDTMDPTPMAEYGYGRYGEVYTALQFERLNNAVGPTGGKIVMKNGESPESVAIIHCVGSRDRNYHEYCSRTCCMYALKYDHLIKDKIGHHAKVYNFYIDMRCFGKGYEEFYRRVQDEGVTFIRGRPAEIVQENGKLVVVGEDTLLSMNVRVPVDMVVLCTAMEPRADMPEVARVFGVAQGQDGFFLEEHPKLGPVSTATDGVFLAGACQGPKDIPDAVSHASGGAAQALALAARGKVSISPTTSWINPDICIGCKVCIGLCAYSAIEFDERRQVSVINEAMCKGCGSCAGYCPSGAAQIKHFNENQIFDEIDGLLGMMPGIPIMPDAAGAEHETQLHARAGEPA; this is encoded by the coding sequence ATGGCTGAAAGGATCGGCGTATACATTTGTCATTGCGGCTCGAACATCGCGGGCAAGGTCGATTGCGCGGATGTCGCAGGCTTTGCCGGGCGGATCAGGAACGTGGCGGTCTCGCGCGACTACCAGTTCATGTGCTCGGATCCGGGGCAGGAGATGATCATCAGGGACATCCGCGAATATGGCCTGAACCGCGTGGTGGTGGCGTCCTGCTCGCCGCGCCTGCACGAGAAGACCTTTCAGAAGGCGTGCGCCCGCGGGGGGTTGAACCCCTACCTGATGCAGCATGCCTGCATCCGCGAGCACTGCTCGTGGATCACCGCCGATCCGGTCGAGGCCACGGCCAAGGCCAAGCACATCGTGGAAGCCGCAGTGGAGCGGGTGGGTCGGCATCAGGAACTGTTTTCGCGCGAGGTGGACGTGCTGCCCGATGTCATGGTCGTGGGCGCGGGCATTGCGGGCATCCAGGCGGCGCTCGACATCGCCAAGTCCGGCCACCGGGTGCATCTGGTGGAAAAGGCGCCGTCCATCGGCGGGCACATGGCCCAGTTCGACAAGACCTTTCCCACCCTCGACTGCGCGGCCTGCATCTCGACCCCCAAGATGGTGGCCGTCTCGCAGGAGCCCAACATCAACCTCATGACCTGGAGCGAGGTGGTGGACGTGTCCGGCTTTGTGGGCAACTACACGGTCACTGTCCTGCACAAGCCCCGCTACATCAACGCCAGCATCTGCACCGGGTGCGGGGCTTGCCTTGAGAAATGCCCGACCAAGGCGCCCAGCGAATTCAACGAGGGGCTTGGCACGCGCAAGGCCATCTACCGCAACTCGCCCCAGGCCGTGCCCAACACCCCGGTCATCGACGGGACCATCTGCCGCAAGATCACCAAGGACAAGTGCGGCCTGTGCCAGCAGATATGCCCCACCGGGGCCATCGACTACACCATGCAGGAGAGCCGCGAGGTTTTTCATGTGGGCAGCGTTGTCCTGGCCACGGGCTACGACACCATGGACCCGACGCCCATGGCCGAGTACGGGTATGGCCGCTACGGCGAGGTCTATACCGCGTTGCAGTTCGAACGGCTGAACAATGCCGTTGGCCCTACCGGGGGCAAGATTGTCATGAAGAACGGGGAGTCCCCGGAGAGCGTGGCCATCATCCACTGCGTGGGCAGCCGCGACAGGAATTATCACGAATACTGTTCGCGCACCTGCTGCATGTACGCCCTCAAGTACGACCACCTGATCAAGGACAAGATCGGTCACCACGCCAAGGTCTACAATTTCTACATCGACATGCGCTGCTTCGGGAAGGGGTACGAGGAGTTCTACCGGCGCGTCCAGGACGAGGGCGTGACCTTCATCCGGGGCCGCCCTGCCGAGATCGTGCAGGAGAACGGCAAGCTGGTGGTGGTGGGCGAGGACACCCTGCTCAGCATGAACGTGCGCGTGCCCGTGGACATGGTGGTGCTGTGCACGGCCATGGAGCCCAGGGCGGACATGCCCGAGGTGGCCCGCGTCTTTGGCGTGGCCCAGGGGCAGGACGGGTTCTTCCTGGAGGAGCATCCCAAGCTCGGGCCGGTCTCGACAGCCACGGACGGCGTGTTCCTGGCCGGGGCCTGCCAGGGGCCAAAGGACATCCCGGACGCGGTCTCCCACGCCTCGGGCGGGGCGGCCCAGGCCCTGGCCCTGGCGGCCAGGGGCAAGGTCTCCATCTCCCCGACCACGTCGTGGATCAACCCGGACATCTGCATCGGCTGCAAGGTGTGCATTGGCCTGTGCGCCTACTCGGCCATCGAGTTCGACGAGCGCCGCCAGGTGTCGGTCATCAACGAGGCCATGTGCAAGGGATGCGGCAGTTGCGCCGGGTATTGCCCAAGCGGGGCGGCCCAGATCAAGCACTTCAACGAGAACCAGATATTCGACGAAATCGACGGGTTGCTGGGCATGATGCCCGGCATTCCGATCATGCCCGATGCTGCGGGAGCGGAACACGAGACGCAACTTCACGCCCGCGCGGGCGAACCGGCCTAG
- a CDS encoding hydrogenase iron-sulfur subunit, with translation MRNEFEPTILAFVCNWCTYTAADLAGTSRMVQQPNLRLVRMMCTGMVDPKYIVKSLLSGADGVLVSGCHPGDCHYINGNYKARRRIKLLNEILPQFGIDKGRVKLTWVGASEGNEFAATVNHFINEIRELGPMEARSMAVV, from the coding sequence ATGCGCAACGAGTTCGAACCGACCATACTGGCCTTTGTCTGCAACTGGTGCACCTACACGGCGGCGGATCTTGCCGGGACCTCCCGCATGGTCCAGCAGCCCAACCTGCGGCTGGTGCGGATGATGTGCACCGGCATGGTGGACCCCAAGTACATCGTCAAGTCCCTGCTCTCCGGGGCGGACGGCGTGCTCGTCAGCGGCTGCCATCCCGGCGACTGCCACTACATCAACGGCAACTACAAGGCCCGGCGCAGGATCAAGCTCTTAAACGAAATCCTGCCCCAGTTCGGCATCGACAAGGGCCGCGTCAAGCTGACCTGGGTCGGGGCCAGCGAGGGCAATGAATTCGCGGCCACGGTGAACCATTTCATCAACGAGATCAGAGAACTCGGTCCCATGGAAGCGCGTTCCATGGCCGTGGTCTAA
- a CDS encoding 4Fe-4S binding protein: MATTAKIQVEGNNPVLALQGFLKGLLGDESIGGVLVSVHHFGKGMPMPTLVTDPAQLSGADPLAPAFPMNSAKLLSRLTRGQAGERIAAVMRPCEIRAFVELVKLNQGSLDNVILVGMDCLGAYDNVNYKLFLGDQDPFAATLGFHGVNGVGVSAGGVEIANACKACEHPSPTNADIVIGVAGADLRESIPVMATSARGEALLSALNLPEIQSTNGRDKALAALVEARTVYRDAMIEQTKSVTGTLTDLSEYLAGCVNCYNCRVACPVCYCKECVFNTDVFEHKPWQYVEWAKRKGSLKMPTDTIFYHLTRMAHMSMACVGCGQCSNACPNDIPVMELFRTVAARTQASFDYEPGRSLDEPPPMSVFKEDEFQDTVSHMV, translated from the coding sequence ATGGCGACCACAGCGAAGATACAGGTGGAAGGAAACAATCCGGTCTTGGCCCTCCAGGGCTTTCTGAAGGGGTTGCTGGGCGACGAATCCATCGGCGGTGTGCTGGTGTCGGTCCACCATTTTGGCAAGGGCATGCCCATGCCGACCCTGGTGACCGATCCGGCGCAGCTCTCTGGCGCGGACCCGCTGGCCCCGGCCTTTCCCATGAACAGCGCCAAGCTCCTGTCCCGCCTGACGCGCGGCCAGGCGGGCGAGCGCATCGCGGCGGTCATGCGTCCGTGCGAGATCAGGGCGTTTGTCGAGCTGGTCAAGCTCAACCAGGGCAGCCTCGATAACGTCATCCTGGTGGGCATGGACTGTCTGGGGGCCTACGACAACGTCAACTACAAGCTGTTTCTGGGCGATCAGGACCCGTTTGCCGCCACCCTTGGTTTTCATGGCGTGAACGGGGTCGGCGTGTCCGCCGGAGGGGTCGAGATAGCCAACGCCTGCAAGGCGTGCGAGCACCCGTCGCCGACCAACGCGGACATCGTCATCGGCGTTGCCGGGGCGGACCTGCGCGAGAGCATCCCGGTCATGGCCACCAGCGCGCGCGGCGAGGCGTTGCTCAGCGCGCTGAATCTGCCGGAAATCCAGTCCACCAACGGGCGCGACAAGGCCCTGGCCGCCCTGGTGGAGGCCAGGACCGTCTACCGCGACGCCATGATCGAGCAGACCAAGAGTGTGACCGGCACCCTGACCGACCTGTCCGAGTACCTTGCGGGCTGCGTCAACTGTTACAACTGCCGGGTGGCCTGCCCGGTCTGCTACTGCAAGGAGTGCGTCTTCAACACCGATGTCTTCGAGCACAAGCCGTGGCAGTACGTGGAGTGGGCCAAGCGCAAGGGCAGCCTCAAGATGCCCACGGATACCATCTTTTACCACCTGACGCGCATGGCGCACATGAGCATGGCCTGCGTCGGATGCGGGCAGTGTTCCAACGCCTGTCCCAACGACATCCCGGTCATGGAGCTGTTCAGGACGGTTGCCGCGCGGACCCAGGCGAGCTTCGACTACGAGCCGGGGCGCAGCCTGGACGAGCCTCCGCCCATGTCGGTGTTCAAGGAGGACGAGTTCCAGGACACGGTGTCGCACATGGTCTGA